GATGATGTCCGTGTAGAGGTTGAGGGCGGCGAAGACGTACTCCTCGGGACTCAGAGATAGCTTCTTGTTACCCAGGAGAAGCTGGGTGTCCACAGCTAAGaactgagacaaaaaaaaccccattaaATTCAAGATTCAAggaaccaaaaaatatttttttctccctcacgAAACTCACGCAGGTGAACAAGAGGGCACCCAGCGAGGCGTAGACGATGTGCAGGATCTTGTGGCGGATGAACATGCAGAGGATgccgaagaggaggaggacgatgAGGCACACAAACAGCACGCCTTGGCAGGAAGTGAAGTCGTACTTGCTCTGAAGAACGACACAAAAACGGAGATTTAAAAACCACAAATGGGGTTTTCAGAAGTTAAATGGACCAGTTCACTGAGAATCAAAAAGATTTAAGTCCTTGTAAATGAAATTTTATCTTGACAGCTTCTGGTGGCTGGAATACTGTAAGTCTCACCAGGTTTTTTCACGCTGCAACAACGTGGCGCTCTAAAGTGGCACAAAGTCAgacttgaaaaaatacaaacaaacaaaacaaaaaaaatcctcctaCTGCGATACTGTTAATAGTAGTAGTTAATAGAGTTAGAAAAGTTGTCTGTATGTAAATGTTTTATGCAGCACTATTAAATCCAATTCATTCCATTTATTTCTATGGGCAAAAATTTGCCGTGTCCAGTGAGTGAGCGCGCATAACAATCATCCTAATTTGTGTCGTCTTGACCTGTAGTGAGAAGAGGACCACGGTGAAGCAAACCACAGCGGTGATCCCCACGGCCATGATGACGGTGTCCGTGTCGTAGAAGCTGGCGATCATGCCCACCATGTAGGACAGGCTCAGGGTCAGAATGgactaggggggggggggggacaaatgTCAATcaagtacattttacattttaaaataatttaatacattttgtttcatccaaaaggaacttgcataattatagtgtttgaaatcattttatttgtctcaacattttttattttttacattaaaacttttttttttgtactaaaaaataaattatcgtcctactgcacagtgtgcatgctgcactccatgtttttgccaacataaataaataaatatatattattaattttgtttGGTATAAAAGGAACTTATATAATTATCGTGCTTCTATTTTtcctaatattttttaatgtttaaacattaattttcttgctttgtatcaaaaaaataatcatcctactgcacagtgcacaagctgcactccaacttcaactttctgccaacataaataaatatatactattataaatatatattattagaaattctgtttggtccaaaaggaacttacatgattatagtgtttctctcttttttttttttaaattggtcttaatatttttaaatgcttaaacaaaacttgtaccaaaaaaaaaaaaaaacaatcattagaataatcatgatttcaattattgacaaaataattgtgttattattgtttttccataatcgagcagccctacgtgAATATTTGGCTCtaaggctgcacgatattggaaaatcatgcaatatgcaatatagttgctgaatatagcgatatcgttattattgcaatatttaacatgtacctaccgacagaaatgacatttttattgtctataaaaagaataaattttttcatgcagcaaaataagcaaactcaatatattcttaattaattaattgtaattacctctcgataatgttcaactattggatggcggtgcatATTTTAGTTAGCGACtgtcaaattcaaataaaaagcataaaattacatatgaaacttattgcatgtctttgcaatatgcatagtGCATGgaccaatatcacgatattgatatcttttcgatatattgtgcaaccCTATTTGGCACCATCCTttcccttgtttttttgtttttttttcctttaccaGGGCCACCAAGTTCCAGGGGTGCTTGCGGCGGAAGTCCCCGCAGCAGCTCAGCACGATGAGGGACACCAAGAAGACCACGTAGGAGATGTAGTACGTCCACGGGTTAAGGCGCACGAACACCTTGGCCTCGTCCACGAAGGTGAAGATGGCCACGAAGGAGAAGGTGACCAGCAGCTGCACGGTGAGGACCATAAagacctggaggaggaggagacccTCTGGTTACTTATCACTaaggtgccacaagatggcgctctGCTGTAAGTTTGCTAATGCTGGAAATTACTTTTCTGATGAAGGCCTGTCGGATGCTCTTGTCCTCAAAGCCTGAGTTGGTGAACTCCTCGTTGTCGTAGTAAGTTGGGGGcacgtcgccatggtaaccggGGCTGCCACCAGGTGCTGGGAAAACAAACATTCATCAACATGTGGATatccaaatttcaaaatagtCTTTCTTTGGCTTGTTGACTCACCAGAGGGGTCCCCGGGAAAACCCGGTTGCCCGGGTCCTTGCTGGTAGGGCCCCTGAGGGTAGGGGCCTTGGGGGTAGGCCCCCTGCGGGTAGGGCATCTGAGGGTAAGGCATCTGCGGGTATGGACCGGGGCAGAAGCCCGCCTGAGGGAAGCCAGGCTGGCCGTAGCCGGCCGCCGGAGGATACGGGCCCCCGGGGGCCTGGTTGTAGTTGGGCGGCGGCATGCCGAACCCCTGCTGCGGGGGCCCGTAGACGTTGTTGTGGAGTGGGTTGGACTCCCCCATAATGGGGTAGCCACTCTTGTCCTGGGACATGTTGTCGTGGGCGGCTCACGAACAAGCTATGGAAATTAAGAATGcaaaaaacatttcacacaTCCAGGGCaactctttattattattattattattattattattaatgtatttgttattattattattttctttattttttattttttacaaattttgttCTACCATAtggattctttttttaaacaggtcatgatggttttcattttttttaaacaaaaaatggttaaaaatattttttttacatttttaatttgattattattattattattaccaaaaaattgtattaaaaaaaaaaaaaaaagcactttatcATCATCCATCTTACTTTTGGAGAAATGTCCCAAATTAGTCTAAAATGGCactttcaacaaaaacaaaaaattacaaagtttcCCTCTGCATGGTAGTACAAGCTAATTAGCCAGCtcagcacgcacgcacacacaagtgcACGCTAGTCTTGGTTACCATGGAGCGAGGTGCACTCACTGCCTTGGCAaccaaatgtattattaatctAATTTGGCTCCGGATGAGACCTGACTTTGAGACTATTAACGCTGCCGGCAACAGGTCTGTGAGAAAGACGCATTCCCGCCATCAGGTTGATTCGAGTGCCGCCTGcttgagtgcaaaaaaaaaatgtgatatagCAAATAGCTTTAAATTGGACTGGTAAATTGGTGCTAAAGCCTTTTCTTTCAAAACTTCACAAcacatgagggggaaaaaaaaaaaaaaaatcacatgatgATCATCTGCGTAACCAGTAGATGTAGCCAaatcatgtggaaaaaaaaaaaaaactcacctccTCAAATTTCAACATCCCAGTGTTAGATCACAATGACTTAAGGGGAAGGatacttatttttttgggttgcaCAGCTTTACAGCCAACACGTACATTTCCAATCCTCTTAGTGGAGACGCTCTGCCAATGTGGATCAAGTCCAACGTGGCAGGCAGGGGGGGTTGGAATTGAGTTAAACGAGGGGGGTTGGGGGATGGCGGGATGAGGTGGGGTGGAGTTAAACACAATTAGTCCAGCACAATGCCCTTAACAAATGCCTAGCAACATGTTATATGCATGCCTGAGCAACACTGGCTAGCGTGGTAATtgcggagggaaaaaaaaaaaggctagtcTGCCATTTTAATGACTTAAAAATAGCAAGTACTAACACAAGAACGGGTTCTTTATGTCACATGATGCAAACAATTACAAGCCtcagtaggtgctgctgttttggcttGCAACAGGACAGGAGTTAATGCAATCGATCGCGAGTGAACATTAGTGTCTATGAACCAGATACAGTTGCTAAACTTGTTTTGCAAGGGAGGTATTTataggtgtgtttgtgtttcatcgtgctataaataataaaacattaactctttgaccgccaaaaaacgtttaataacgattagtaaaatcaggacgtatgctgccataaatgttaaatgacgtcaactaagttttttattttttcctcagtacaacgtctaagtgcagcactgcctggtcaatgcgtTGTGGAACCAAAagcactaactatggccagcagatggaagcattgtaactcttttcgtgaatgatcaaagcctttgtcatatcaaagtttttttgataacgtgtggcagtaaaagagttaagacaTAACTGATTGAGCTCATAGACACATGGTAGTCGGTGGTCTACCGTAGCTGTCACAAGGGCCACTGGGAGAGCAACTGTGTGTGGCAGGCAACTAATGCAGCAATGTCAGGCTGCCGTCAATCAAACGTGCAGCATCAGCGATGTCCCGAGGTGTTGGCGACTGGCATTGTGACCGGAGGATATGTGTACagtaaaaacactttttcttttctcaacAAGGCCCATTTGGTAATCTACAACACATTATTCAATCATAACTTATTTGTAAAAAGCTTATCAAGCAAATAAAACAATCTTAATGGGATCAAAGTCATTTCCTCCACATTGCACGCGTCGCAAAGAGTGGTTTTGAGCGTTGTTAGCCACAGCCTAGCTCTTAAAATGGAGATTTCCACTGGATGACATTATTGGAAATAAATATAATCAAGATTACAGAGAAAATATCTGTGTTTAGCCAAAGCTCCAACTgttgatgaattatttacagttATGGTCAATCATTTGACCAAAACATTTCACCACAATGACCTAATTTGTACACTGACAATCTTAACCTTCCTGTTAATGTTGAAACTCAAGAACAGCAAGTGTCACtcgtttaaatattatttttttaagtgtcagaAACTGAAGAGTTTTAATTTAACCGTTGTGAATGGGTGTTGGTTTATTTGTGCCCTGCAACTGACTGGCAGGCAACCAGTTCCGGATGCCCCACGCCTCTTGTCCAAACTCAGTTGGGATCGGCTCCAGGCCAGCTCACCCGTGACTGTAATGAGGACAAACTTGCTGATTACAGCACAACTGGAAAATTGCTTAGAACATCTTTtaccctattaaaaaaaaaaaacacacgtgaTATATGGATCCATTTGACTGGCAACAAAATAAACCAACATTAACACTAAACTGAAGTTAAAATTTTAAACGTAACAATAAAGACGTGAATTTCGATGCAAATGGATCAAAATAAGTCCGACTGAAATGCTTTTGAGTGGAGTAAGCAGCGCCTAGGTGGCGTTCTGCGCCATTCGGAGAAAGCGAAACACAAACATCCAAACATGGAGCACCCGCAGAGGGCACACCTCCAACAACTTCGAGGCCTCACCTGGGCAGACGAATGCGACACACTCAAAACCCAGCGTTGTACACATACTGAAAATTAAACATGCAACAGTATGCAAAGAAATGGCGACCACTGACTGAGTGGTAATGGATGGCGATGAACGGTTATCAGAGCGACCGCCGTTATCTCGCCCTGATGACGATGTTTTCCGTTAACCTCACACGTGAACGTTTTCGAGTATTAAAACGTAGGCTTTTCAGCTCATTCTCAACTCGACAAATTACGTCATTTATTTCTGCTTGTTGTGCGACGCTAAACGTCAACAAGACGAGATGCTACTTGCTAAAGCTAGCTGGCACCCGTCAACCAAAACCGCTATTATGGCTAAAAGATGAACAACTCGCCGCCAAATAGTGCGACTTACCTTCTGTTTCTTGTATTTTGTTCTTATGTCCTTCTGTAACGTGCGTTGAAGGCTGTGCGGCTCttttatgaatatatatttttttaattcagttaatGTCGCGGCGGCGGATCCTCCAACGTCAAACGGTCAAGTGGGCCAGTCGATTACGTCACCTCGCGACGTGGTCACGTGACATTGTATGCCGGAGTGACGTTCCTGGTCATGTGGTTTGCCTTTATCTCGACCGAAATacgtcagtttttttgttttattttgtttatatggcacatgacaaaaagtgtctattaactcattttcatGATTTATATAACCTCACAAGCAAGATCgacaattgtgattcactcaagttCTTCACATCTCAACTCTATctgatgtaatattttttttagcatattttttttaatgggttaAAACATTGGCAAAGGCAGGTAAGTATTATCGTGGTTAATTTCCTCCCCAATCCCCCACACacaggaaataaaaatacatgttgatgtcgtcatcataaaacttttattaacagcacaggtgatgtttgTTTTGGTCTTCTTACAAAAGTCAGTTGAGCAAAAAATTGTTCTCAAAATGTCCATTGATAAGAAATTGTATTTTCTTCTCATGAAAGCAAATAATTGTCTTCTCTCCTTATTAAAGCtaatggagaaaaaaagtcTTCTGATCTAATCAAAAATCCTCAATTTGTCTTTTCCTCTAACAAAGGCCCAGTCACCAAAATTGTTTTctataaatgaaaattaaagcTGTTAACCTCACTGTGGGAGAATACTTGCGAACATAGCGAATTTTtggttttgaacatgttcaaaatttctttgacaAAAAGTGTTTGCGAACATCTTTGCAACTACTGACAAATGCCCAtttacagaatattgtcttctccTATTACAAAACCGCCTTGCCCAGAAATGATCTTCTCTTCTCAGGGAAGAAGAACTGACATTTATTTGTCTTCCCGATTCACAAACAATGGCTGAAAGTGTCATatcacaaaaaaaccaccaggAAGACATACAATTCATAAAAGCCCAATCAGCAGAATGAATCtcttttttagcatttttttatttccacatCTTAGCCGGTGAAGGCAAAACACGCTACTGGTTGTACGATCGCGCCTGAAGCAGGTTGTCCAGCTCCGTCTTTCTGATGGTTCCGTACGCCTGGCAGTAGCTGCCCAGCTTGGCGCGGGGGTCGCCCGCCGCCGACACGTTGCAATTATTCGGGAAGACCTTCTTGCTGAAGCGCGGCGCCGCTCGTCCGTCGCAGGCCTGTGAATCGGAGCTCTGGTTCTGCACGGGAACAACAAATGAAGAAAATAGACCAGCAAGTGCGTAAAAATTGCCGCAAATGTTCTCTCGCTCTACCGGGTTCGCGCTGTTGATGCCCAGTCCCGGAGGCGACTCGGTCTTGCGCACCAGCGGGTTGTTGTGAGTATGGTTGAGCGACAGGGAGAAGGTGCGGTTGGGGTGCGCCGGGGCTGAGCGGCCGCGCTTGATGATCTGGTCCATGGACTTTGGGGAAGGgagaacactttaaaaaaataaaataaaataagtaaacgTTTATTCACTAAAACACACTTACTGTGCTATCTCTGACGCCCTCTGTTGGCAACGTGGTGGCACTGCCGCTCCTCTGTCTCGCCACTCTCGTGCCGTGAATAAAACCGTCTGGATGAAGACAATCAGAGCTACAGTTTAGTTTACTGGTTTGATGATGCT
This portion of the Festucalex cinctus isolate MCC-2025b chromosome 19, RoL_Fcin_1.0, whole genome shotgun sequence genome encodes:
- the grinaa gene encoding glutamate receptor, ionotropic, N-methyl D-aspartate-associated protein 1a (glutamate binding); the encoded protein is MSQDKSGYPIMGESNPLHNNVYGPPQQGFGMPPPNYNQAPGGPYPPAAGYGQPGFPQAGFCPGPYPQMPYPQMPYPQGAYPQGPYPQGPYQQGPGQPGFPGDPSAPGGSPGYHGDVPPTYYDNEEFTNSGFEDKSIRQAFIRKVFMVLTVQLLVTFSFVAIFTFVDEAKVFVRLNPWTYYISYVVFLVSLIVLSCCGDFRRKHPWNLVALSILTLSLSYMVGMIASFYDTDTVIMAVGITAVVCFTVVLFSLQSKYDFTSCQGVLFVCLIVLLLFGILCMFIRHKILHIVYASLGALLFTCFLAVDTQLLLGNKKLSLSPEEYVFAALNLYTDIINIFLYILAIVGRSRE